The following coding sequences are from one Ornithodoros turicata isolate Travis chromosome 1, ASM3712646v1, whole genome shotgun sequence window:
- the LOC135384178 gene encoding uncharacterized protein LOC135384178 has product MDSLPALLYDHTNITVYADNICLWTSSWRRDVIQRRLQGALDTVVAYLSDRGLSVSPTKTVDMAFTRRSFRSFPLHVAGSPVHFAPSYMYLGMIIDRGLTSSKQLKCLSSKVNNIVSVLRRVSGMSWGPTCADIRSVHCPLVLGTLRYSLPILHGLSRASQRELLSLQARTLRVCLGVPKTTETISVLAEARRSPMPTLRDKETLRIYTRYLTCHPHHYLADIAMECPSSAFGSCVLRLRTSIPSPSNMPSHPPPIVAVYTDASISADASTLAVVVPSENYELALKFPHETSSTEAELAAINEALKLISTRPPNTWTVLTDSKAALQILSSPSSKIATDICSLALTTYSRLTASGHSVWLQWVPSHISLPENTRADAAAGGAHGAAASTMTTTIPLTPSACLIQIRRQTSRSTLAFTSNAVAANTFLHSIDPRMELTLSQRLSRQEESILHRLCLDVALTPLCLHGLPRWRHSPTHHVGKTSFLS; this is encoded by the exons ATGGATTCCCTACCGGCCCTCCTATACGACCACACCAATATCACAGTCTACGCGGACAACATCTGCCTCTGGACGTCCAGCTGGCGCCGCGATGTGATCCAACGCCGTCTCCAAGGAGCCCTCGACACGGTCGTAGCATACCTTTCTGATCGTGGGCTGTCTGTCTCCCCAACCAAAACTGTCGACATGGCATTTACCCGCCGCTCCTTCCGTAGCTTCCCACTCCACGTCGCAGGGTCTCCAGTGCATTTTGCACCGAGCTACATGTACCTGGGCATGATTATCGACAGGGGCCTGACCTCGTCGAAGCAGCTCAAATGTCTCTCTTCTAAGGTAAACAACATCGTCAGCGTTCTTCGTCGCGTCTCTGGAATGTCGTGGGGCCCTACGTGTGCTGACATTAGGTCTGTCCACTGCCCCCTTGTACTTGGAACGCTGCGCTACAGCCTCCCCATCTTACATGGACTAAGCAGAGCTAGCCAACGGGAGCTCCTCAGCCTCCAGGCCCGCACCCTTCGCGTCTGCCTGGGCGTCCCTAAGACGACAGAGACCATCTCCGTTCTCGCAGAGGCGAGGAGGTCACCGATGCCCACCTTACGTGACAAGGAGACCCTCCGCATCTACACACGGTACCTGACATGTCACCCGCACCACTACTTGGCAGATATCGCCATGGAGTGCCCATCGTCCGCTTTCGGGTCCTGCGTTCTGCGGCTGAGGACGTCAATTCCCTCGCCCTCCAACATGCCGTCTCACCCCCCTCCCAT AGTAGCCGTCTACACGGACGCGTCGATCTCCGCGGACGCCTCAACTTTAGCCGTTGTTGTGCCTTCCGAAAATTACGAACTAGCGCTCAAGTTTCCTCACGAGACATCCTCCACCGAAGCAGAGCTCGCCGCCATCAATGAAGCCCTGAAACTTATATCAACGAGACCCCCAAACACCTGGACTGTGCTTACGGACAGCAAGGCGGCGCTGCAAATACTATCTTCTCCTAGCTCCAAGATCGCCACAGACATCTGCTCCCTAGCCCTCACGACCTACAGCCGTCTCACCGCCTCCGGCCACAGCGTGTGGCTTcaatgggtccccagccacatcAGCCTGCCGGAAAATACCCGCGCTGACGCTGCGGCGGGAGGCGCGCACGGGGCAGCTGCCAGCACTATGACCACCACCATTCCTCTCACTCCATCGGCTTGCCTGATACAGATCCGCCGCCAGACGTCTCGCAGCACCCTCGCGTTCACCTCAAACGCTGTAGCGGCAAACACGTTCCtccactccatcgacccgaggATGGAACTCACCCTCTCCCAGCGGCTGTCGCGACAGGAGGAGTCGATCCTCCATCGCCTATGCCTCGATGTTGCCCTGACCCCGCTGTGTCTCCACGGGCTTCCTcggtggcgccactcccctacccaccacgtcggaaaaacttcctttctttcttaa